In Treponema sp. OMZ 798, the following proteins share a genomic window:
- a CDS encoding ABC transporter ATP-binding protein: MISDEVLKVEKLKFSIGRGKKAFSLDDISFSIPRGCVTGLIGENGAGKTTLIRLLLDMYLPESGKIFIFGDELRRENIEIKEKIGFVINDSFLSLWFTPKKLGSFFAGVYKNWNQGLYERYLKDFKIPPSRFLSGLSSGTMQKLQIAIALSHGAELLILDEPLNFLDPVSKKEFLDLIRNFMLDENRSVLISSHQTVELEKICDEIIFISEGKKVFDSSLGHL, from the coding sequence ATGATATCTGATGAGGTACTAAAAGTTGAAAAACTTAAATTTTCGATAGGGCGGGGTAAAAAGGCTTTTTCTTTAGATGATATTTCTTTTTCGATTCCGCGGGGCTGTGTTACGGGCTTAATAGGAGAAAACGGGGCAGGGAAAACAACCCTTATCCGCCTTCTTCTCGATATGTACCTGCCCGAAAGCGGAAAGATATTTATCTTTGGGGATGAGTTAAGAAGAGAAAATATAGAAATAAAGGAAAAAATCGGCTTTGTTATAAACGACAGTTTTTTGTCCTTGTGGTTCACGCCTAAAAAACTTGGAAGCTTTTTTGCGGGTGTTTACAAAAATTGGAATCAGGGGCTTTACGAAAGGTACCTAAAAGATTTTAAAATTCCTCCTTCAAGGTTTTTGTCGGGCTTGTCTTCGGGAACTATGCAAAAGCTTCAAATTGCTATAGCTCTCTCCCACGGGGCCGAGTTGTTGATTTTGGATGAACCTCTTAATTTTTTAGACCCTGTTTCAAAAAAAGAATTTTTAGATCTTATAAGAAATTTTATGCTTGACGAAAACCGCTCGGTTTTAATTTCGAGCCATCAAACAGTTGAGCTTGAAAAAATTTGCGATGAGATTATTTTTATAAGCGAGGGAAAAAAAGTCTTTGATTCTTCTTTAGGGCACCTCTAA
- a CDS encoding Fic family protein, with product MSYEPPFKITSKAINLISQISADIERFKIRLEQEDGVRLRKINRMKTIQGSLAIEGNTLTEEQVTALIEGKHIIAPIREVQEVKNAIKVYEKCMSFDPYNEKDLLKAHGILTMGLLDNPGHFRKGGVCIAGKNGISHIAPPADRVPFLMSDLFDWLRTSDYHPLIKSCVFHYEFEFIHPFEDGNGRMGRLWHSRILADWNSIFIHLPIENMILKNQTAYYKALEKSTDENDSGIFIDFMLEIIVKTIKNNRKKVTVNDTVNDTVNDTVNLILKYLKENPEISYEQLAEKLGKSRVTVSRKISELKKAGIIKRIGADKNGYWQILDEKL from the coding sequence ATGAGTTACGAACCCCCATTTAAAATTACGTCAAAAGCTATAAATTTGATTTCTCAAATATCCGCAGATATCGAACGCTTTAAAATAAGACTGGAACAAGAAGATGGTGTAAGACTGCGTAAAATAAACCGGATGAAAACAATACAGGGTTCTCTTGCAATTGAGGGTAACACATTAACAGAAGAGCAGGTTACTGCTTTAATTGAGGGAAAACATATTATCGCTCCCATAAGAGAAGTTCAAGAAGTAAAAAATGCAATTAAGGTTTATGAAAAATGTATGTCTTTCGATCCTTATAACGAAAAAGACTTATTAAAAGCTCATGGAATTTTGACTATGGGGCTTCTGGATAATCCGGGACATTTTAGAAAAGGCGGAGTCTGTATAGCCGGAAAAAACGGCATAAGTCACATAGCCCCTCCTGCAGATCGTGTCCCATTTTTGATGAGCGATTTATTCGATTGGCTTAGAACCAGCGACTATCATCCCCTCATAAAAAGCTGTGTATTTCATTACGAGTTTGAGTTTATTCATCCTTTTGAAGACGGAAACGGCAGAATGGGACGCTTATGGCATTCGAGAATTCTTGCGGATTGGAATTCTATATTTATTCACCTTCCCATTGAAAACATGATTTTAAAAAATCAAACGGCATATTATAAGGCCCTTGAAAAAAGCACGGATGAAAACGATTCAGGTATTTTTATAGATTTTATGCTTGAAATAATTGTCAAAACAATAAAAAATAATCGGAAAAAAGTAACTGTAAATGACACTGTAAATGATACTGTAAATGATACTGTAAATCTTATATTAAAATATTTAAAAGAAAATCCTGAAATATCATATGAACAACTTGCCGAAAAATTGGGAAAATCAAGGGTAACCGTAAGCCGAAAGATCTCGGAACTAAAAAAAGCCGGTATCATCAAGCGCATCGGGGCCGACAAAAACGGGTACTGGCAAATCTTGGATGAAAAGTTATAA
- a CDS encoding GntR family transcriptional regulator: MNIFLNNSSGVPLYEQLSESIKNQILSGTLKEGEALPSMRALAASLRVSIITTKRSYEDLAREGFLYSVPAKGYFVADVNLKKIEKSIKKNIEEKLKAVCSQAKKINLNAEDLYKILRRIY, from the coding sequence GTGAATATTTTTTTGAATAACTCTTCGGGCGTTCCTCTTTATGAGCAGCTTTCGGAAAGTATAAAGAATCAAATTTTAAGCGGCACCTTAAAGGAAGGGGAAGCCCTGCCTTCGATGAGGGCCTTGGCAGCTTCCCTCCGTGTGAGCATCATCACCACAAAGCGGTCTTATGAGGATTTGGCCCGCGAGGGCTTTTTGTATTCGGTTCCTGCAAAGGGGTATTTTGTTGCCGATGTAAATTTAAAAAAAATAGAAAAGTCGATTAAAAAAAATATTGAAGAAAAATTAAAAGCGGTTTGCAGTCAAGCAAAAAAAATTAATCTAAATGCTGAGGATTTATATAAAATCCTCAGGCGTATTTATTAA
- a CDS encoding 2'-5' RNA ligase family protein: MKQNNIPQQTHFLGVLLPEDISLRLEDCRQYMNRAYGCKSGHGTPIHVTLVPPFRLQKDHSTDNLIRAIENEVLPKGLGFTAHMDNFDAFGDRTLFAKVVADENWTKLRDETVKAILNACPGCTKKDRRPFRPHATVSNRDIPPGITAKALEVMNELNIVEDFPVDNITIFERKGNRWVAAVTIELATSN, translated from the coding sequence ATGAAACAAAACAATATTCCGCAGCAGACGCATTTTCTTGGTGTCTTGTTACCGGAGGATATAAGTCTTAGGCTTGAAGATTGCCGGCAATATATGAACAGGGCTTACGGGTGTAAGTCAGGGCATGGTACTCCAATCCATGTTACTCTTGTACCTCCGTTCAGATTGCAGAAAGATCATTCAACCGATAATTTAATAAGAGCAATTGAAAACGAAGTCTTGCCTAAGGGCTTAGGTTTTACGGCTCATATGGATAATTTTGATGCGTTTGGAGATAGAACTCTTTTTGCAAAAGTAGTTGCAGATGAAAATTGGACAAAGCTTCGTGATGAAACCGTAAAAGCAATTTTGAATGCCTGTCCGGGCTGTACCAAAAAAGACCGGAGACCCTTCCGGCCTCACGCCACCGTTTCAAATCGGGATATTCCACCGGGGATAACGGCAAAGGCTCTTGAGGTTATGAATGAACTGAATATTGTTGAAGACTTTCCGGTTGATAACATCACGATTTTTGAACGGAAGGGCAATAGGTGGGTAGCTGCTGTTACTATCGAATTGGCTACATCTAATTAA
- a CDS encoding DUF1667 domain-containing protein, which produces MSRELIKKDFTCVSCPRGCKLSVFKEESGEFSVKGNLCKGGELYAMQEIKNPRRNISSTVIIEGGVLPSLPVKTSSPIPKALIFDVMKEINRVKTQAPKKMGEVIIENVLNTGVDITASRSCLKADPK; this is translated from the coding sequence ATGAGTAGAGAACTGATAAAAAAAGATTTTACGTGTGTGTCCTGCCCGCGGGGCTGTAAACTTTCAGTCTTTAAAGAAGAGTCGGGAGAATTTTCAGTTAAAGGAAATTTATGCAAGGGCGGCGAGCTTTACGCAATGCAGGAAATTAAGAACCCGCGAAGAAACATAAGCTCGACCGTAATAATCGAGGGCGGGGTGCTCCCCTCCCTTCCCGTAAAAACTTCAAGCCCAATCCCCAAGGCCTTGATCTTCGATGTAATGAAAGAAATAAACAGAGTCAAAACTCAGGCACCAAAAAAGATGGGAGAGGTGATAATTGAAAACGTGCTTAACACAGGAGTAGACATAACCGCAAGCCGCTCCTGCCTCAAAGCCGATCCTAAGTAA
- a CDS encoding NAD(P)/FAD-dependent oxidoreductase, whose protein sequence is MYDIIIIGAGVVGACIARELSKYELKIAVLEKELEFGCGTSKANSGIIHGGYDAKEGSLKARLNVRGNFLVRSLKEKLDLRFKQLGSLVIAFNEEEKKELSVLYERGIKNGAEGLEIWDGERLLKEEPNVSKEALGALYCGTAGVICPFDMTAAFMENAVSNGVEFLPENEVVSIEKEDQAYVIKTLSGNAEEKNFKTKLVINAAGLYSDKIAKMTGDEDFKILPRRGEYRLFDKNYANLVNHICFQAPSKMGKGILVLPSYHGNFLAGPSAENIEDAEDTSVSAQGLAQVEEKALKTVPSLNFKNTIRIFAGVRARPDTGDFMIYASKNSKGIIHAGGIESPGLSSAPAIGEYVAELVKKEADDLKLPFNKKKNFNENRKAIKHFADLSPKEQDALIKENPLYGHVICRCETVSEAEIIEAIHRPAGARTVDGIKRRVRPGSGRCQGGFCEPHVLQILSRELKIPIEKIQKDRRNSPIVYGKLKGGAQ, encoded by the coding sequence ATGTACGATATAATAATAATCGGAGCAGGAGTTGTAGGAGCCTGCATTGCACGGGAACTTTCCAAATACGAATTAAAAATCGCCGTCCTCGAAAAAGAATTGGAATTCGGCTGCGGTACAAGCAAGGCCAACAGCGGAATTATCCACGGAGGCTATGATGCAAAGGAAGGCTCATTGAAGGCAAGGCTAAATGTGAGAGGTAATTTTTTAGTGCGCAGCTTAAAAGAAAAATTGGATCTGCGCTTTAAACAATTAGGCTCTCTTGTAATCGCCTTTAACGAAGAAGAAAAAAAAGAACTTTCAGTCCTCTACGAACGAGGCATAAAAAACGGAGCTGAGGGCTTGGAAATCTGGGATGGGGAGAGGCTTTTAAAAGAAGAACCAAATGTTTCAAAAGAGGCATTGGGCGCCCTCTACTGCGGAACAGCCGGAGTAATCTGTCCCTTCGACATGACGGCGGCCTTTATGGAAAACGCCGTTTCCAACGGTGTAGAATTTCTCCCCGAAAACGAGGTCGTCTCAATTGAAAAAGAAGACCAAGCCTATGTCATCAAAACCTTATCCGGCAATGCGGAAGAAAAGAATTTTAAAACAAAGCTCGTTATAAATGCCGCAGGGCTTTACTCCGATAAGATTGCAAAAATGACAGGCGACGAAGATTTTAAAATTCTACCCCGCCGCGGGGAATACCGTCTCTTCGATAAAAACTATGCAAATCTTGTAAATCACATCTGCTTTCAGGCCCCATCAAAGATGGGAAAAGGCATCTTGGTTCTCCCCTCCTATCACGGGAATTTTTTGGCCGGCCCTTCCGCAGAAAATATTGAAGATGCAGAAGACACATCCGTTTCAGCCCAAGGCTTGGCTCAGGTAGAAGAAAAGGCTTTAAAGACAGTGCCCTCTCTCAATTTTAAAAACACCATCCGCATTTTTGCAGGAGTAAGGGCAAGACCCGACACTGGCGACTTTATGATCTATGCTTCAAAAAATTCTAAAGGAATTATACACGCAGGCGGAATCGAATCGCCCGGACTAAGCTCGGCTCCCGCCATTGGAGAATATGTTGCGGAGCTTGTAAAAAAAGAAGCCGATGACTTAAAACTTCCCTTTAACAAAAAGAAAAATTTTAACGAGAATAGAAAGGCAATCAAGCACTTTGCCGATCTGAGCCCAAAAGAACAGGACGCTCTTATAAAAGAAAATCCGCTTTACGGCCATGTTATCTGCCGCTGCGAAACAGTAAGCGAGGCAGAAATCATTGAAGCAATTCACCGGCCTGCGGGAGCCCGCACGGTTGACGGCATAAAAAGGCGGGTACGCCCCGGCTCGGGAAGATGTCAGGGAGGCTTTTGCGAGCCCCACGTTCTCCAAATCCTTTCACGCGAATTAAAAATCCCTATCGAAAAAATTCAAAAGGACAGAAGAAATTCTCCGATTGTTTACGGAAAACTAAAGGGCGGTGCACAATGA
- the pepF gene encoding oligoendopeptidase F, with the protein MKNSTTPKRSEIAQSDKWNIELLFKNEEEWEAALASIPEGGKEILKYKEAFSKPETIDAATLLACLKASTGVDRIAEKVGNYAFLQKSSNEGDPENIKRLGKYMMTVTELSAATSWLMPAIMEIPEEKIRSWIDPSSPTGKDFADFKVSLEKTLHLKPHTLSDKEEKILSLLSEPHGTPSQAFSVLTNVDFDFGSIKTKEGDVKLTQSSYSKFMQDPDRALREKAYKQLYGTYGAHKNTIASLYTGQVQQNVALAKIRGYGSAREKSLYVDKVPTAVYDNLVDTIHKNLKPLHKFYGMLKKHLGVKELRHYDVYMPLVNEVKKVTPYNEAVDIITEALKPLGEEYVKTIRDGLLNGWVDKYENEGKRSGAFSSGGYDSVPYILMNYKEDVIRDVFTLVHEGGHSMHSWYSVRNNPYPCYHYTIFEAEVASTFNEELLFRHMIKTTTDPKMRAYLLSVRASDILATLYRQTMFAEYEKITHALVESGTPLTVENLRSEYKKLLELYFGPEMVFEDVSDLEGMRIPHFYRAFYVYKYATGISASMALAERVCSGGDKEREDYFKFLKSGGSRYPIESLKLAGVDMASPAPVQEACDNFAKIVDELEKVLEELKK; encoded by the coding sequence ATGAAAAACTCAACAACACCTAAACGTTCCGAGATCGCCCAGAGCGACAAATGGAATATCGAATTACTTTTTAAGAATGAAGAAGAATGGGAAGCGGCCCTTGCTTCCATTCCTGAAGGCGGAAAAGAAATCTTAAAATATAAGGAAGCCTTTTCCAAGCCTGAAACAATCGATGCGGCAACCCTGCTTGCCTGCCTCAAGGCTTCAACAGGAGTTGATAGAATTGCAGAAAAGGTCGGGAACTATGCCTTTTTACAAAAATCCTCAAACGAGGGCGATCCTGAAAACATCAAGCGATTGGGCAAATACATGATGACAGTTACGGAGCTTTCGGCTGCAACCAGCTGGCTCATGCCCGCCATCATGGAAATCCCCGAAGAAAAAATCCGCTCATGGATTGATCCTTCAAGCCCCACAGGAAAGGACTTTGCCGATTTTAAGGTTTCCTTGGAAAAGACCCTGCACTTAAAGCCCCACACCCTTTCCGACAAGGAAGAAAAGATTTTAAGCCTTCTAAGCGAGCCCCACGGCACGCCCAGTCAGGCCTTTTCGGTTTTAACAAACGTAGATTTTGACTTCGGCTCTATTAAAACAAAAGAAGGAGATGTAAAACTCACTCAATCTTCTTATTCAAAATTTATGCAGGATCCGGACAGAGCCTTGCGCGAAAAAGCCTATAAGCAGCTTTACGGCACATACGGCGCTCATAAAAACACAATCGCAAGTTTGTATACGGGACAGGTCCAGCAAAACGTAGCCCTTGCAAAAATCAGAGGCTATGGTTCTGCAAGAGAAAAATCCCTCTATGTCGACAAGGTCCCTACAGCCGTTTATGACAACCTCGTAGACACAATCCACAAAAATTTAAAACCCTTGCATAAATTCTATGGTATGTTAAAAAAACATCTGGGCGTTAAAGAGCTCCGCCACTATGACGTTTACATGCCATTAGTAAACGAGGTAAAAAAAGTTACTCCTTATAATGAAGCTGTCGACATCATCACTGAAGCCCTCAAACCTCTTGGAGAAGAATATGTTAAAACAATCAGAGACGGTCTTTTAAACGGCTGGGTAGACAAGTATGAAAATGAAGGCAAACGCTCTGGTGCTTTCTCTTCAGGAGGATATGACAGCGTTCCTTATATCTTGATGAACTACAAAGAAGATGTTATCCGTGACGTATTCACCCTTGTACATGAGGGCGGCCACTCCATGCACTCATGGTACTCAGTCAGGAACAATCCTTATCCCTGCTACCATTACACAATCTTTGAAGCCGAGGTTGCCTCTACCTTTAATGAAGAGCTCTTATTCAGGCACATGATTAAGACTACAACCGACCCGAAAATGAGAGCCTATCTTTTAAGCGTCAGAGCATCGGATATCCTCGCAACCCTCTACAGACAAACAATGTTTGCAGAGTACGAAAAGATTACTCACGCCCTTGTCGAAAGCGGCACACCTCTTACAGTTGAAAACTTGCGAAGCGAATACAAAAAACTTTTGGAACTTTACTTCGGTCCCGAAATGGTATTCGAAGATGTAAGCGACTTGGAAGGAATGAGGATTCCGCACTTTTACAGGGCCTTCTATGTTTACAAATATGCAACAGGAATTTCCGCCTCAATGGCTCTTGCCGAAAGAGTTTGCTCAGGCGGCGACAAGGAAAGAGAAGACTACTTTAAGTTCTTAAAATCGGGAGGCTCACGCTATCCGATTGAGTCTCTCAAACTTGCAGGTGTCGACATGGCAAGTCCCGCTCCGGTACAAGAAGCCTGCGACAACTTTGCAAAGATTGTAGACGAACTTGAAAAAGTGCTTGAAGAATTAAAAAAATAA
- a CDS encoding M28 family peptidase translates to MIQENEDSLLNSDLFKAFLKKDLNRCDFISQWLIANKVPHSIVNLAQKKHIIIKYPAQFYDKNFKMKTLVAHYDRAPNTQGANDNSASCFILMNFAKKLCAYTKAHNIKIIFTDGEEAGAAGLREQGSYTLGTGLKKLKMDEDDIFVFDMCGRGDTLILSRSGIFGRDKEKTKRLDELHKRAGLLAQKACPNQWLSMLTAYSDNAGFIAAGLCAQVITVLPREEAATLLRYLPQEKEGYPLSSLPQKKTSVLNSQNKTQNKTAMGELTDMVIKNQKPPQGSPFEKIIPFTWQLMHTADDKIETLNNEALILTEKYLKALTDNYR, encoded by the coding sequence ATGATTCAGGAAAATGAAGACAGCTTGCTCAATTCCGATTTGTTTAAAGCCTTTTTAAAAAAAGACCTTAACCGCTGTGATTTTATATCGCAGTGGTTAATAGCCAATAAGGTTCCTCATAGCATAGTAAACCTTGCACAAAAAAAACACATCATCATAAAATACCCTGCACAGTTTTACGATAAGAATTTTAAGATGAAAACCCTCGTGGCTCACTATGACAGGGCTCCAAATACCCAAGGAGCCAACGACAATTCTGCCTCTTGTTTTATCCTCATGAACTTTGCAAAAAAATTATGCGCTTACACAAAGGCCCACAACATAAAAATTATCTTTACCGACGGTGAAGAAGCAGGAGCAGCCGGTCTTAGAGAACAAGGATCTTACACACTTGGAACAGGATTGAAAAAACTTAAAATGGATGAGGATGATATTTTTGTATTTGACATGTGCGGAAGAGGCGATACCCTAATCCTTTCCCGTTCAGGCATTTTCGGACGGGATAAAGAAAAAACCAAAAGGCTCGACGAGCTTCATAAGCGGGCAGGCCTCCTTGCACAGAAGGCTTGTCCGAATCAATGGCTTTCAATGCTGACGGCTTACAGCGACAATGCCGGCTTTATTGCTGCCGGCCTTTGCGCCCAAGTCATAACCGTTCTCCCGCGGGAAGAAGCCGCAACTCTTTTGCGTTATCTCCCGCAGGAAAAAGAAGGTTATCCCTTGAGCAGTCTCCCTCAAAAGAAAACTTCAGTACTAAATAGCCAAAACAAAACTCAAAACAAAACGGCCATGGGTGAACTCACGGACATGGTAATAAAAAACCAAAAACCGCCCCAAGGTTCCCCCTTCGAAAAAATCATCCCTTTCACATGGCAGCTCATGCACACAGCCGATGACAAGATTGAAACTCTCAATAACGAAGCCCTCATCCTCACCGAAAAATATCTTAAAGCCTTGACGGACAATTACCGCTAA
- a CDS encoding PIN domain-containing protein: MILVDTNIIIDFWNKPTITAEKIFSENDIAICGVIKAELLRGSKSADEFAQIQTSLADFYYLNFAENDWITLAKQFIALKKNGLVVPFQDAMIAFLAIKYGCEVWTNDKHFKLMQTAIPQLKLFPM, translated from the coding sequence ATGATTTTAGTAGACACAAATATTATTATAGATTTTTGGAATAAGCCTACAATCACTGCTGAAAAAATATTTTCTGAAAATGATATTGCAATATGTGGTGTTATAAAAGCAGAACTTTTACGTGGAAGTAAATCTGCTGATGAATTTGCACAAATACAAACATCCCTTGCAGATTTTTATTATTTGAATTTTGCAGAAAATGATTGGATTACACTTGCAAAACAGTTTATAGCACTTAAGAAAAACGGACTTGTTGTTCCATTCCAAGATGCAATGATTGCATTTCTTGCAATAAAATATGGTTGCGAAGTGTGGACAAACGATAAACATTTTAAACTGATGCAAACGGCTATTCCGCAACTTAAGCTTTTTCCGATGTGA
- a CDS encoding ATP-binding cassette domain-containing protein: protein MEKPITIHDGTFYYSKHKVFQNLNIEIPAQKITCILGESGAGKSTLLKIISGSLELKSGSIENRPVRGSYAMAYQDMRLIPHLTAVENIEYVLDSKKSSKIENKEKALFYLRALGLSGFENFLPAELSGGMQRRAGLARALSYPASLLLLDEAFDSLDEKNKYKVADLFLSIVKKEKRTAVCVTHDAPFAKKIADKIVEL, encoded by the coding sequence ATGGAAAAACCGATTACAATACACGACGGAACTTTTTATTACTCTAAGCACAAGGTTTTTCAAAACCTAAATATTGAAATTCCTGCACAAAAAATTACCTGCATTTTAGGAGAGTCGGGGGCGGGCAAAAGTACCCTCTTAAAAATTATTTCGGGCAGCCTTGAGTTAAAATCGGGAAGCATAGAAAACCGCCCCGTCCGTGGAAGCTATGCTATGGCCTATCAGGACATGCGTCTTATTCCTCATCTAACGGCCGTAGAAAATATAGAATATGTTTTGGATTCAAAAAAATCTTCAAAAATTGAAAATAAGGAAAAGGCTCTTTTTTATTTAAGAGCCTTGGGACTTTCAGGCTTTGAAAACTTTTTGCCCGCCGAGCTTTCAGGCGGAATGCAGCGGCGTGCAGGTCTCGCCCGTGCCCTAAGCTATCCCGCGTCCCTCCTCCTCCTCGATGAAGCCTTTGACTCCCTCGACGAAAAAAACAAGTACAAGGTTGCCGATCTTTTTTTATCGATAGTCAAAAAAGAAAAGCGCACCGCAGTCTGCGTAACCCACGATGCCCCCTTCGCAAAAAAAATCGCGGATAAGATAGTGGAGCTTTAA
- a CDS encoding IS5 family transposase, translating to MKQKGLFDEEDRLRVLSNLGDSLEKLNKKINWEIFKPLLKKALTKEPKGLGGRPAYDYVMMFKIIILQKLYNISDDQTEYQINDRLSFMRFLGLELKDKVPDSKTIWLFKEKLIEARVSKKLFEKFGKELARNNLIGKEGTIIDATIVEAPIQHNSKDENEQIKNGKIPEQWQEAKNKAKLSQKDCDARWTKKHKRSYYGYKDHIKVDKKSKLILKATVTAANVHDSKELKNLVEKEDERLYADSAYIGEEIERVLKAKGIEGQICERGARGKPLSKKQKIGNRKKSKIRARVEHVFGFMTNSMKGIYVRTIGLARATFSIIMMNLTYNLCRYCYLKK from the coding sequence ATGAAACAAAAAGGATTATTTGATGAAGAAGATCGTTTAAGAGTATTAAGTAACTTAGGTGATAGTCTTGAAAAATTAAACAAAAAAATAAATTGGGAAATATTCAAACCACTATTAAAAAAAGCATTAACCAAAGAGCCAAAAGGTTTAGGCGGAAGACCTGCATACGATTATGTAATGATGTTTAAAATAATAATCTTACAAAAATTATACAACATAAGTGATGATCAAACGGAATATCAAATAAACGATCGGCTATCCTTTATGAGATTTTTAGGATTGGAATTAAAAGATAAAGTACCCGATTCAAAAACAATATGGCTTTTTAAAGAAAAACTCATTGAAGCGAGAGTATCAAAAAAGTTATTTGAAAAGTTTGGAAAAGAATTAGCTAGAAATAACTTAATAGGAAAAGAGGGAACGATAATAGATGCGACAATAGTAGAAGCTCCGATACAGCATAACAGCAAAGATGAAAATGAACAAATTAAAAACGGAAAAATCCCTGAACAATGGCAAGAAGCAAAAAATAAGGCAAAATTATCACAAAAAGACTGTGATGCTAGGTGGACAAAGAAGCACAAACGTAGCTATTACGGTTATAAAGATCATATAAAAGTAGATAAAAAAAGTAAGCTTATATTGAAAGCAACTGTAACAGCAGCTAATGTTCATGATAGTAAAGAATTAAAAAATTTAGTTGAAAAGGAAGATGAAAGATTATACGCAGATAGTGCCTATATAGGAGAAGAAATAGAGAGAGTTTTAAAAGCGAAAGGAATAGAAGGGCAAATTTGTGAAAGAGGAGCAAGAGGGAAACCTCTTAGTAAAAAACAAAAAATCGGTAACAGAAAAAAATCAAAAATACGGGCGAGAGTCGAACATGTATTTGGCTTTATGACAAACTCAATGAAAGGTATATATGTAAGAACGATAGGATTAGCTCGTGCAACATTTTCGATAATAATGATGAACTTAACATACAACTTATGCCGATATTGCTATCTAAAGAAATAA
- a CDS encoding NAD(P)/FAD-dependent oxidoreductase — protein MINIKESNNCKDEYEVAVIGGGPAGLAAALEAKKNGASSVLIIERDFELGGILNQCIHAGFGLHEFKEELTGPEYAERFIKMVKREDIDILLNTMVIDLTKEREITLINEGGLKKIRAGAVVLAMGCRERTAGAISLKGYRPSGVITAGMAQRLMNIEGLSVGKEVVIYGSGDIGLIMARRMTLEGAKVKAVVEIMPYSSGLNRNIAQCLEDYGIPLFLSHSISCVHGKDRVTGVTIAQIDSSFKEIPGTEKEFSCDTVLLSVGLIPENELTQKAGIALNSITNGAFVDNGMETEVSGIFACGNVLHVHDIVDFVTKESRTAGKNAAIFAQKNKKLENKASQKEEAAFIKTIAKKGIRYIVPNRINTSNIDGASLFMRTDSVYRNARLIIKSGEKILAQKKTAQLVPSEMINILLNFITLKGLTEDITAEVILDE, from the coding sequence ATGATAAATATAAAAGAAAGCAATAATTGCAAAGACGAATACGAGGTCGCCGTAATAGGCGGAGGCCCTGCAGGTTTGGCGGCAGCCCTTGAAGCCAAAAAAAACGGAGCTTCTTCCGTTCTCATAATAGAAAGAGACTTTGAACTCGGCGGCATCTTAAACCAATGTATTCATGCAGGCTTCGGCCTCCACGAATTTAAAGAAGAATTAACCGGCCCCGAATATGCGGAACGCTTTATAAAGATGGTAAAAAGAGAGGACATAGATATCCTCCTCAATACCATGGTAATCGACCTAACCAAAGAAAGAGAGATTACTCTCATAAACGAAGGCGGCTTAAAAAAAATAAGGGCGGGAGCTGTAGTCCTTGCAATGGGCTGCCGCGAGCGCACGGCAGGAGCCATCTCCCTAAAAGGTTACCGTCCATCGGGCGTAATTACCGCCGGCATGGCCCAGCGCCTTATGAACATCGAGGGTCTTTCAGTCGGCAAAGAGGTCGTAATCTACGGCTCAGGCGACATCGGCCTAATCATGGCCCGCCGTATGACCTTGGAAGGAGCCAAGGTGAAGGCCGTTGTAGAAATAATGCCCTATTCAAGCGGCCTAAACCGGAACATAGCCCAATGCCTTGAAGACTACGGGATTCCGCTTTTTTTAAGCCACAGCATATCCTGCGTCCACGGCAAGGACAGGGTTACGGGAGTTACGATAGCGCAAATAGATTCTTCCTTTAAAGAAATTCCCGGAACCGAAAAAGAATTTTCCTGCGATACGGTTCTTCTTTCAGTCGGGCTCATCCCCGAAAACGAACTTACGCAAAAGGCAGGTATAGCCCTCAACTCGATAACAAACGGAGCCTTTGTCGATAACGGAATGGAAACGGAAGTAAGCGGTATCTTTGCCTGCGGAAATGTTCTCCACGTGCACGACATCGTAGACTTCGTTACAAAGGAAAGCCGAACAGCCGGAAAAAACGCAGCCATCTTTGCTCAAAAAAACAAGAAGCTTGAAAATAAGGCCTCGCAAAAAGAGGAAGCTGCTTTTATTAAGACAATAGCCAAAAAAGGAATCCGCTACATTGTTCCGAACAGAATAAACACCTCGAACATCGACGGAGCTTCCCTTTTTATGCGGACGGATTCGGTTTATAGAAACGCCCGCCTTATAATTAAGTCGGGCGAAAAAATTCTTGCACAAAAGAAAACGGCACAGCTGGTTCCGTCCGAGATGATAAACATTCTCTTAAACTTTATCACCTTAAAGGGATTGACCGAAGACATAACTGCGGAGGTAATTTTAGATGAGTAG